A region of Methyloversatilis discipulorum DNA encodes the following proteins:
- a CDS encoding aliphatic sulfonate ABC transporter substrate-binding protein, translated as MSRRFTLRRSALKAFTALLPALALGSAAAQDKPTTVRIGYQKSSTLITVLKTRSTLEQKLAPLGVKVSWHEFASGLPLLEALNVGSVDVSADVADTVPVFALAAGANLTYVAQEAPSPTAQAIVVKADSPIRSVADLKGKRVAFAKAAGVHYLLIAALEKNGLSFKDIQPAYLAPADGRAAFERDSVDAWVVWDPFLSAVQRQAKVRVLADGTNLAQYQRYYLASTPFAQARPDVIKVIHDALTETGKWVKQSPKDAAALLAPVWGLDEATVEQANGRRSYDVRLVQPERLQEQQAIADTFTREGLLPRKVNATAVPVWKPAL; from the coding sequence ATGAGCAGACGTTTCACCCTTCGCCGCAGCGCCTTGAAGGCATTCACCGCCCTGCTGCCGGCGCTCGCGCTCGGCAGCGCCGCCGCACAGGACAAGCCGACCACGGTACGCATCGGCTACCAGAAGTCATCGACATTGATCACCGTACTGAAGACCCGCAGCACGCTGGAGCAGAAGCTCGCGCCGCTGGGCGTCAAGGTGAGCTGGCACGAATTCGCCAGCGGCCTGCCGCTGCTCGAGGCGCTGAACGTCGGCAGTGTCGACGTGTCGGCCGACGTCGCCGACACCGTGCCGGTGTTCGCACTGGCCGCAGGCGCCAACCTGACCTATGTCGCGCAGGAGGCGCCCTCGCCCACCGCCCAGGCCATCGTGGTCAAGGCCGATTCGCCGATCCGCAGCGTGGCTGATCTGAAGGGCAAACGCGTCGCCTTCGCCAAGGCCGCCGGCGTGCACTACCTGCTGATCGCCGCGCTGGAGAAGAACGGACTGAGCTTCAAGGACATTCAGCCCGCCTACCTCGCGCCGGCCGACGGCCGCGCCGCCTTCGAGCGCGACAGCGTCGACGCCTGGGTGGTGTGGGACCCCTTCCTGTCGGCCGTGCAGCGCCAGGCCAAGGTGCGCGTGCTGGCCGACGGCACGAACCTCGCCCAGTACCAGCGCTACTACCTCGCCTCCACACCCTTCGCGCAGGCACGGCCGGACGTGATCAAGGTGATCCACGACGCGCTCACCGAAACCGGCAAGTGGGTGAAGCAGAGTCCGAAGGATGCGGCCGCGCTGCTGGCACCTGTGTGGGGTCTGGATGAAGCCACGGTCGAACAGGCCAACGGCCGTCGCAGCTACGACGTGCGCCTGGTGCAGCCGGAGCGGCTGCAGGAACAGCAGGCCATCGCCGACACCTTCACCCGCGAGGGCCTGCTGCCGCGCAAGGTGAATGCCACCGCGGTGCCGGTCTGGAAACCTGCGCTCTGA
- a CDS encoding acyl-CoA dehydrogenase family protein, producing MNAPDTTRQLERSEADHLFDRDFGAHTEAVERTARGLEATAAERDRAGGTAWAERQLLRDSGLLTLAVPAEFGGAELPWPQIYAIVRRFAEADSSLAHLFGFQHLQVASVRLFANPAQQARLLGDTVAKGWFWGNATNGLDTRIRLTPEGDHFVLNGVKSFCSGATGADMLNVTAPRGDDPADRVFISLPADRAGITVHDDWDNLGQRQTDSGSVTFENVRVETDEILGPPGTRGTPRATLRTLVSQLILTEIYLGNTQGALRAAWNYVQHEARPWFSSGVARAADDPYGQVRFAELWIGYRGALALAVQAEQALQQAWERGDALSARERGEVALLIWQAKIAAGRAALDVTSRIFELMGARATAARYGHDRYWRNVRVHTLHDNLDYKLQDIGRWVLDDTVPEPSIYS from the coding sequence ATGAATGCTCCGGACACCACCCGCCAGCTAGAACGCAGCGAGGCCGACCACCTGTTCGACCGAGACTTCGGTGCTCACACCGAAGCGGTCGAACGGACAGCGCGCGGGCTCGAAGCCACCGCCGCCGAGCGCGACCGCGCCGGCGGCACCGCCTGGGCGGAACGCCAGCTGCTGCGTGACAGCGGCCTGCTGACGCTCGCGGTACCAGCGGAGTTCGGCGGCGCCGAACTGCCCTGGCCGCAGATCTACGCCATCGTCCGCCGCTTCGCCGAAGCCGACAGTTCGCTCGCCCACCTGTTCGGCTTCCAGCACCTGCAGGTCGCCAGTGTGCGGCTGTTCGCCAACCCGGCGCAGCAGGCCCGCCTGCTCGGCGATACGGTGGCGAAAGGCTGGTTCTGGGGCAATGCCACCAACGGTCTGGACACACGCATCCGGCTCACGCCGGAAGGTGACCACTTCGTGCTCAACGGCGTGAAGTCCTTCTGCTCCGGTGCCACCGGCGCCGACATGCTGAACGTGACCGCGCCGCGCGGCGACGATCCGGCCGACCGCGTGTTCATCAGCCTGCCAGCCGATCGTGCCGGCATCACCGTGCATGACGACTGGGACAACCTCGGCCAGCGCCAGACCGACAGCGGCAGCGTCACCTTCGAAAACGTGCGCGTCGAGACGGACGAAATCCTCGGCCCGCCGGGCACCCGCGGCACGCCACGAGCGACGCTGCGCACGCTGGTGTCGCAGCTCATCCTGACCGAGATCTATCTCGGCAACACGCAGGGCGCGCTACGCGCCGCGTGGAACTATGTGCAGCACGAGGCGCGCCCCTGGTTCTCCAGCGGCGTGGCGCGCGCCGCCGACGACCCCTACGGTCAGGTGCGCTTCGCCGAACTGTGGATCGGCTACCGTGGCGCGCTGGCGCTGGCCGTCCAGGCCGAGCAGGCGCTGCAGCAGGCATGGGAACGTGGTGACGCACTGAGCGCGCGCGAACGCGGCGAGGTCGCCCTGCTGATCTGGCAGGCCAAGATCGCCGCCGGCCGCGCCGCGCTCGATGTGACGTCGCGCATCTTCGAGCTGATGGGCGCACGCGCCACCGCCGCCCGGTACGGCCACGACCGGTACTGGCGCAACGTGCGCGTGCACACGCTGCACGACAACCTCGACTACAAGCTGCAGGACATCGGCCGCTGGGTGCTCGACGACACCGTGCCCGAACCTTCCATCTATTCCTGA
- the ssuC gene encoding aliphatic sulfonate ABC transporter permease SsuC — protein sequence MSTRNTSPIASLASRLRQKLLPWSLPVTLVVLWQIAAQTGWLSSRVLPAPLDVLKAFWTLAVSGELWRHVLVSAQRALSGFAVGGGLGLLLGLATGSWKRVETLLDTTVQMIRNIPPLALIPLVILWFGIDETAKLFLVSLGVFFPVYINTFHGIRSVDAGLIEMGRSYGLRGWALYRDIILPGALPSILVGVRFSLGFMWVILIVAETISAQEGIGYMTMNAREFLMTDVVLVGILLYALLGKLADLLARSLERVWLSWHPNYHTR from the coding sequence ATGAGTACCCGAAATACCTCTCCCATTGCGTCGCTGGCCTCGCGCCTACGGCAGAAACTGCTGCCGTGGAGCCTGCCGGTCACACTGGTCGTGCTTTGGCAGATCGCCGCCCAGACCGGCTGGCTGTCCAGCCGCGTGCTGCCGGCGCCGCTCGACGTGCTGAAAGCCTTCTGGACGCTGGCGGTCAGCGGCGAACTGTGGCGCCACGTGCTGGTGAGCGCGCAGCGCGCGCTCTCCGGCTTCGCGGTGGGCGGTGGCCTCGGCCTGCTGCTCGGCCTCGCCACCGGTTCGTGGAAACGGGTCGAAACCCTGCTCGACACCACCGTGCAGATGATCCGCAACATTCCGCCGCTGGCGCTGATCCCGCTGGTCATCCTGTGGTTCGGCATCGACGAGACGGCCAAGCTCTTCCTGGTGTCGCTGGGCGTGTTCTTCCCGGTCTACATCAACACCTTCCACGGCATCCGTTCTGTCGACGCCGGCCTGATCGAGATGGGCCGCTCCTACGGTCTGCGCGGCTGGGCGCTCTACCGCGACATCATCCTGCCGGGCGCGCTGCCGTCCATCCTCGTCGGCGTGCGTTTTTCGCTCGGATTCATGTGGGTCATCCTGATCGTCGCGGAAACCATTTCGGCGCAGGAAGGCATCGGCTACATGACGATGAATGCGCGCGAGTTCCTGATGACCGACGTGGTGCTGGTCGGCATCCTGCTGTACGCGCTGCTCGGCAAGCTCGCCGATCTACTTGCCCGCTCGCTGGAACGCGTGTGGCTGTCATGGCACCCGAACTACCACACCCGGTGA
- a CDS encoding ATP-binding cassette domain-containing protein, producing the protein MYFSPEENSEVSAAERVINGAAVTLRGIGKAFGDRQVLHGIDLDIRPGEFVAIVGRSGCGKSTLLRLLAGLDQASEGELSIDGSADDVRIMFQEARLLPWKRVLDNVSLGLTPAFRRRAREVLARVGLADRERDWPSQLSGGQRQRIALSRALVHSPRLLLLDEPLGALDALTRIEMQQLIESLWLEQGFTAILVTHDVQEAVALADRVLLIEDGAIALDLDVRLARPRERASNGFSAYEARILSRVLSAPPIESSPASSDAWTPGIAHISFAI; encoded by the coding sequence ATGTACTTCTCACCGGAAGAGAACAGCGAAGTCAGCGCCGCCGAACGCGTGATCAACGGCGCGGCCGTCACGCTGCGCGGCATCGGCAAGGCCTTCGGCGACCGCCAGGTGCTGCACGGCATAGACCTCGACATCCGTCCGGGCGAATTCGTCGCCATCGTTGGCCGCAGTGGCTGCGGCAAGAGCACACTGCTGCGCCTGCTGGCCGGCCTCGACCAGGCCAGCGAGGGCGAACTGTCGATAGACGGCAGCGCCGACGACGTGCGCATCATGTTCCAGGAAGCGCGCCTGCTGCCGTGGAAGCGCGTGCTCGACAACGTGTCACTGGGCCTCACACCAGCCTTCCGCCGCCGTGCCCGCGAGGTGCTGGCGCGTGTCGGCCTGGCCGACCGCGAACGCGACTGGCCGTCCCAGCTCTCCGGCGGCCAGCGCCAGCGCATCGCGCTGTCCCGCGCACTGGTGCACTCGCCGCGCCTGCTGCTGCTGGACGAACCGCTGGGCGCGCTCGACGCGCTCACCCGTATCGAGATGCAGCAACTGATCGAGTCGCTGTGGCTGGAACAGGGCTTTACCGCCATCCTGGTCACGCACGACGTGCAGGAGGCCGTGGCGCTGGCCGACCGCGTGCTGCTGATCGAGGACGGCGCGATTGCGCTCGACCTCGACGTCCGCCTCGCCCGGCCGCGCGAGCGCGCCAGCAACGGCTTTTCGGCCTACGAGGCACGCATCCTTTCGCGCGTGCTCAGTGCGCCGCCCATCGAATCCTCACCGGCGTCGTCCGACGCCTGGACACCGGGCATCGCCCATATTTCGTTCGCAATCTGA
- a CDS encoding TOBE domain-containing protein, with protein sequence MAITAINVRNQFKGKVKEIVRGDVVSEVDVDTPAGIVTSVITTRSVDELGLKPGVEVVALVKSTEVSIARIGS encoded by the coding sequence ATGGCCATCACCGCAATCAATGTACGCAATCAGTTCAAGGGCAAAGTGAAGGAGATCGTCCGCGGCGACGTGGTCAGCGAGGTCGATGTCGACACGCCGGCCGGCATCGTCACCTCGGTCATCACCACCCGCTCGGTCGACGAACTGGGCCTGAAGCCGGGCGTCGAAGTGGTCGCGCTGGTGAAGTCGACCGAGGTTTCGATCGCCCGCATCGGCAGTTGA
- a CDS encoding RBBP9/YdeN family alpha/beta hydrolase: MTSTVLIVPGLQGMPSGHWLSWLESELPQARRVPHDEWSSPVLAHRTGRVKQAIARSAGPVWLIAHGFGCLAAIMAASDRTDRVAGALLVTPADPERYGADGPLIEGEETIPRKPSISGLLPQTTLGFTSLVIANADDPDMRLVTASQWAERWGSRLLLTSALGNIDPTVHQGAWPQCLRLFRLMHHAQRDLPLGSFAEGNEPAPRRHGWLAKLRRQSRATL, encoded by the coding sequence ATGACATCCACCGTCCTCATCGTTCCCGGACTTCAGGGCATGCCGTCGGGACACTGGTTGTCATGGCTCGAAAGCGAGCTGCCGCAGGCGCGGCGCGTGCCGCACGACGAGTGGAGTTCGCCGGTGCTGGCACACAGAACGGGCCGCGTGAAGCAGGCGATCGCCCGCTCGGCCGGCCCGGTCTGGCTCATCGCGCATGGCTTCGGTTGCCTCGCCGCCATCATGGCCGCGTCCGACCGGACCGATCGCGTCGCCGGCGCGCTGCTGGTGACACCCGCCGACCCCGAACGCTACGGTGCCGACGGTCCGCTGATCGAGGGTGAAGAGACGATACCCCGCAAGCCCTCGATCTCCGGACTGCTGCCGCAGACGACATTGGGTTTCACCTCGCTGGTGATCGCCAACGCCGACGATCCGGACATGCGTCTGGTCACCGCCAGCCAGTGGGCCGAGAGGTGGGGCAGCCGACTGCTGCTGACCAGCGCGCTGGGCAATATCGACCCGACCGTTCATCAGGGCGCCTGGCCGCAATGCCTGCGCCTGTTCCGACTGATGCATCATGCACAACGTGACCTTCCGCTGGGCAGTTTCGCGGAAGGAAACGAACCGGCCCCGCGCCGGCACGGCTGGCTGGCAAAGCTTCGACGCCAGTCGCGGGCGACGCTTTGA
- a CDS encoding peroxiredoxin, whose amino-acid sequence MTLRLGDIAPDFEQDSSAGRIRFHEWLGNSWGVLFSHPADFTPVCTTELGLTAKLKGEFDKRGVKAIALSVDPVESHTRWIADINDTQNTTVNFPIIADGDRKVSELYDMIHPNANATLTVRSLFIIDPNKKVRLIITYPASTGRNFDEVLRVIDSLQLTDKHSVATPGNWKHGDDVVIVPSLQDPDEIARRFPAGYKAVRPYLRLTPQPK is encoded by the coding sequence ATGACTCTCAGACTGGGCGACATCGCCCCCGACTTCGAACAGGATTCCAGCGCCGGCCGCATCCGTTTCCATGAATGGCTCGGAAACAGCTGGGGTGTGCTGTTCTCGCATCCGGCGGACTTCACGCCCGTGTGCACCACCGAACTGGGCCTCACCGCCAAGCTCAAGGGTGAATTCGACAAGCGCGGCGTCAAGGCCATCGCGCTGTCGGTCGACCCGGTGGAATCGCACACGCGCTGGATCGCCGACATCAACGACACCCAGAACACCACGGTGAATTTCCCCATCATCGCCGACGGCGACCGCAAGGTGAGCGAGCTGTACGACATGATCCATCCGAACGCGAATGCCACGCTGACCGTGCGCTCGCTGTTCATCATCGATCCGAACAAGAAGGTGCGCCTCATCATCACCTACCCGGCGAGCACCGGCCGCAACTTCGACGAAGTGCTGCGCGTGATCGATTCGCTGCAGCTGACCGACAAGCACTCGGTAGCCACCCCGGGCAACTGGAAGCATGGCGACGATGTGGTCATCGTGCCCTCGCTGCAGGATCCGGACGAGATCGCGCGCCGCTTCCCCGCGGGTTACAAGGCGGTGCGTCCCTATCTGCGCCTGACGCCGCAACCGAAGTAA
- a CDS encoding DUF2325 domain-containing protein, with product MAILVVGGDHPNQFADSAREAGVDRLHHWSGRRAADHHQPLPRDLRGIVLLIDHVNHGMAARVRRLASQHGLPVVYSARSRSQIRNALSRLAA from the coding sequence ATGGCCATCCTTGTCGTCGGCGGTGACCACCCCAATCAGTTCGCCGACTCGGCGCGCGAAGCCGGCGTCGACCGCCTGCATCACTGGAGCGGCCGCCGCGCCGCCGACCACCACCAGCCGCTTCCGCGCGACCTGCGCGGCATCGTGCTGCTGATCGACCACGTCAATCACGGCATGGCCGCGCGCGTACGGAGGCTTGCCAGCCAGCACGGACTGCCGGTCGTCTACAGCGCGCGCAGCCGGTCGCAGATACGCAACGCACTGTCACGGCTGGCGGCCTGA
- a CDS encoding FAD/NAD(P)-binding protein yields MRTLVIIGAGFSGTACACQFLARCGDGWQVSLINASGPVARGLAYGTRSPLHLLNVPAGRLGMDPAQEGDFVRYLDETGHRYRASAFVPRMLYGEYLEQRLRQAADAHPGRLDIRTARVDAIERRLAGGFRLHLSGDTTLDADAVILAMGHLSPVAPLPGLDALGAAYINDPWSGAVEHIGPDERVLILGSGLTMLDVVVDLARRGHRGPITALSRRGLLPRSHRAQDAPPATIPLDREALLQARSARVLTRLVRAAVAQAERACVDWRDVIGSLRALTPALWQSLDEREKRRFVRHVRPHWEVLRHRTAPEPFNAMNALLQDGRLTVAAGRLRAAAADQGGVTVRWDDARRGPQAQQFDRIVNCTGPGHRIDAQRAPLLHRLLESGLMTQDPLKLGLMVDARCRAIDARGRSVDGLYYVGPLLRAQFWEATAIPELRKHAAVAVDSLLAAGG; encoded by the coding sequence GTGCGCACGCTTGTCATCATCGGTGCCGGCTTCAGCGGCACGGCCTGCGCTTGTCAGTTCCTCGCCCGCTGCGGCGACGGCTGGCAGGTCAGCCTGATCAACGCTTCCGGCCCGGTTGCCCGCGGTCTGGCCTACGGCACCCGTTCGCCGCTGCACCTGCTCAACGTGCCGGCCGGCCGCCTCGGCATGGACCCGGCGCAGGAAGGTGACTTCGTCCGCTACCTCGACGAGACAGGACATCGCTATCGCGCCAGCGCCTTCGTGCCGCGGATGCTGTATGGCGAGTACCTGGAGCAGCGTCTGCGCCAGGCCGCCGACGCCCATCCGGGCCGCCTCGACATCCGCACCGCGCGGGTCGATGCCATCGAGCGGCGTCTCGCAGGCGGCTTCCGCCTGCACTTGTCTGGCGATACGACGCTGGACGCCGATGCCGTCATCCTCGCCATGGGGCACCTGAGTCCGGTCGCGCCACTGCCCGGTCTGGATGCGCTGGGCGCGGCCTACATCAACGACCCGTGGTCGGGAGCCGTCGAGCACATCGGCCCCGACGAGCGCGTGCTGATACTCGGCAGCGGTCTGACCATGCTCGATGTCGTGGTCGATCTCGCACGGCGCGGCCACCGCGGTCCGATCACCGCCCTGTCGCGTCGTGGTCTGCTGCCGCGCTCTCACCGTGCCCAGGACGCGCCGCCGGCAACCATCCCGCTCGACCGCGAAGCGCTGCTGCAGGCGCGCAGCGCGCGTGTGCTGACCCGCCTGGTGCGCGCAGCGGTTGCCCAAGCCGAGCGTGCCTGCGTCGACTGGCGCGACGTGATCGGCTCGCTGCGCGCCCTGACGCCAGCGCTGTGGCAGAGCCTGGACGAGCGCGAGAAGCGGCGCTTCGTGCGCCATGTACGGCCGCACTGGGAGGTGCTGCGACACCGCACCGCTCCTGAGCCCTTCAACGCGATGAACGCGCTGCTGCAGGACGGTCGCCTCACCGTCGCCGCCGGACGGTTGCGCGCTGCCGCGGCTGATCAGGGCGGCGTGACCGTACGCTGGGATGACGCCCGCCGCGGTCCGCAGGCGCAGCAGTTCGACCGCATCGTCAACTGCACCGGCCCGGGTCACCGCATCGACGCCCAGCGCGCACCGCTGTTGCACCGTCTGCTGGAAAGCGGTCTGATGACGCAGGATCCGCTCAAGCTCGGCCTCATGGTCGACGCCCGCTGTCGGGCCATCGACGCGCGCGGCCGCAGCGTAGATGGCCTGTACTACGTGGGGCCACTGCTGCGTGCCCAGTTCTGGGAAGCCACCGCGATACCCGAGTTGCGCAAGCACGCCGCGGTGGCAGTGGACAGCCTGCTCGCCGCTGGCGGCTGA
- a CDS encoding PEP-CTERM sorting domain-containing protein: MPSILLSAFRTSFGRTLSRAGVALLLSGAGLSGAAQAAPDDTFRSWSYVSLPGGGLLSDGQPWNGDTSLWSGASSAWLDNDNHARSQIGFEDGQLAAKIEVSARTPVNGHVYSELFYRDEGFVCDADSCGTAVPLPVSFAVNLHQDGQFTAGSANFSVSYALWSAGAFHSFHFAVQQGEGPLEPYGWFSTENLTTGQSTLEPLMIAGSSGQPVFNPLFNLVWEDDDQDGVYNFAYDLSFTAATQGVDLREDLFMSAYVYGTDDGQFFDSFNSFSATWTPEAGAALYGSGGRAVVGPVPEPGVWALMAAGLGIVASLGRVRRREVD; this comes from the coding sequence ATGCCATCCATACTACTTTCCGCGTTCCGCACGTCCTTCGGTCGCACACTGTCGCGCGCCGGTGTCGCTCTGCTGTTGAGTGGCGCCGGTCTGAGCGGCGCTGCGCAGGCAGCGCCGGACGACACCTTCCGCAGCTGGAGCTATGTGAGTCTGCCGGGTGGCGGTCTGCTGTCGGACGGCCAGCCGTGGAACGGGGACACGTCGCTGTGGAGCGGCGCCAGTTCGGCCTGGCTCGATAACGACAATCACGCGCGCTCGCAGATCGGTTTCGAGGACGGCCAGCTTGCCGCGAAGATCGAAGTCAGCGCCCGGACGCCGGTCAATGGTCATGTCTATTCGGAGCTGTTTTACCGCGACGAGGGCTTCGTCTGCGATGCTGATTCCTGTGGAACAGCCGTGCCGCTGCCGGTGTCGTTCGCGGTGAATCTGCACCAGGACGGGCAGTTCACCGCGGGCAGCGCCAATTTCAGCGTGTCCTACGCACTGTGGTCGGCGGGCGCCTTCCACAGTTTCCACTTCGCGGTGCAACAGGGCGAGGGGCCGCTCGAACCCTACGGCTGGTTCTCCACCGAGAACCTGACGACCGGGCAGTCGACGCTTGAACCGCTGATGATTGCCGGGTCGTCGGGCCAGCCGGTGTTCAATCCCTTGTTCAACCTGGTGTGGGAAGACGATGACCAGGACGGCGTGTACAACTTCGCCTATGACCTCAGTTTCACGGCCGCCACCCAGGGCGTGGACCTGAGGGAGGATCTGTTCATGTCCGCCTACGTCTACGGTACGGATGACGGCCAGTTCTTCGACTCATTCAATTCCTTCAGCGCCACCTGGACGCCGGAGGCCGGTGCCGCGCTCTATGGCAGCGGTGGCCGCGCGGTCGTCGGGCCGGTGCCGGAACCGGGTGTGTGGGCGCTGATGGCGGCAGGACTGGGAATCGTGGCTTCCCTCGGCCGCGTGCGTCGCCGCGAAGTCGACTGA
- a CDS encoding ABC transporter ATP-binding protein, with amino-acid sequence MHPLSRLFSHARNYRRDVRIASLYSVLNKFFDVLPEVLIGVAVDVVVNQKASFLARVGIVEPKDQLVLLALITVVVWVGESLFQYLYDVRWRDLAQNLQHDLRMEAYRHVQKLDMAYFERNRSGNLLAVLNEDINQMERFLNGGANDLIQVFVGSLMVGGVFFVLTHELAFLALVPVPLILYGAFWFQRRLAPRYGAVREAAGALAARLNNNIQGIATVKAYAAEEYEAGHIEQGSDDYRVRNGEAIRLSAAITPVIRMAILAGFTVTLLYGGFMALNGDIGVGSYSVLVYLTQRLLWPLTRLADLTDLYQRSMSSIERVMNLLQTPVNIAYEGRSLPRAAVRGELVFDEVSFAYDGTTRPALDRIDLRIEAGHSAAFVGSTGGGKSTLIKLLLRFYEAQQGRVLLDGVPVNELNLQDLRRAIGYVAQDTFLADASVAQNIAYGMPDATREAVIEAAKSAEAHDFIVALPQGYDTPVGERGLRLSGGQRQRLALARAILKDPPILVLDEATSAVDNETEAAIQRSLDRLVVGRTTLIVAHRLSTVRHADAIHVIDGGRIAESGTHDQLLALDGIYASLWRLQTGERPAHCVRSLP; translated from the coding sequence ATGCATCCGCTTTCCCGCCTGTTCTCGCACGCGCGCAACTACCGCCGCGACGTGCGCATCGCCTCGCTGTATTCCGTCCTCAACAAGTTCTTCGACGTGCTGCCGGAGGTGCTGATCGGCGTCGCCGTCGACGTGGTGGTGAACCAGAAAGCCAGCTTCCTCGCGCGTGTCGGCATCGTCGAGCCGAAGGATCAGCTGGTGCTGCTGGCGCTGATCACGGTGGTCGTGTGGGTCGGCGAATCGCTGTTCCAGTACCTGTACGACGTGCGCTGGCGCGATCTGGCGCAGAACCTGCAGCACGATCTGCGCATGGAGGCCTATCGGCACGTGCAGAAGCTGGACATGGCCTATTTCGAGCGCAACCGCAGCGGCAATCTGCTGGCGGTGCTGAACGAGGACATCAACCAGATGGAGCGCTTCCTGAACGGCGGCGCCAACGACCTGATCCAGGTGTTCGTCGGTTCGCTGATGGTGGGCGGCGTGTTCTTCGTGCTCACCCACGAACTGGCTTTTCTGGCACTCGTCCCGGTGCCGCTCATCCTGTACGGCGCCTTCTGGTTCCAGCGCCGTCTGGCGCCGCGCTACGGCGCGGTACGCGAGGCGGCCGGCGCGCTGGCGGCGCGGCTGAACAACAACATCCAGGGCATCGCCACGGTCAAGGCCTACGCCGCCGAGGAGTACGAGGCCGGCCACATCGAACAGGGGTCGGACGATTACCGCGTGCGCAACGGCGAGGCGATCCGGCTGTCGGCGGCGATCACGCCGGTCATCCGCATGGCCATCCTTGCGGGCTTCACGGTGACGCTGCTGTACGGCGGCTTCATGGCGCTGAACGGCGACATCGGTGTCGGCAGCTATTCAGTGCTGGTGTATCTGACCCAGCGCCTGCTGTGGCCGCTGACGCGGCTGGCCGACCTGACTGACCTCTACCAGCGCTCGATGTCTTCGATCGAGCGGGTGATGAACTTGCTGCAGACGCCGGTGAACATCGCTTATGAAGGGCGTTCGCTGCCGCGTGCCGCGGTGCGCGGCGAACTGGTTTTCGACGAGGTGTCCTTCGCCTACGACGGAACGACCCGACCGGCGCTGGACCGTATCGACCTGCGCATCGAGGCCGGCCACAGTGCCGCCTTCGTCGGCAGCACCGGTGGCGGCAAGAGCACGCTGATCAAGCTGCTGCTGCGCTTCTACGAAGCGCAGCAGGGCAGGGTGCTGCTCGATGGCGTGCCGGTGAATGAACTGAATCTGCAGGACCTGCGGCGCGCCATCGGCTATGTCGCGCAGGACACCTTCCTCGCCGACGCGTCGGTGGCGCAGAACATCGCCTACGGCATGCCGGACGCCACGCGCGAGGCGGTGATCGAGGCGGCGAAGTCGGCCGAGGCGCACGATTTCATCGTTGCACTCCCGCAGGGCTACGACACGCCGGTCGGCGAGCGCGGCCTGCGCCTGTCGGGCGGTCAGCGGCAGCGGCTGGCGCTGGCGCGCGCCATCCTGAAGGACCCGCCGATACTGGTACTCGACGAAGCCACCTCGGCGGTGGACAACGAAACCGAAGCGGCGATACAGCGCTCGCTGGACCGGCTGGTGGTCGGCCGCACGACGCTCATCGTCGCGCACCGGCTGTCTACCGTGCGGCACGCCGACGCCATCCACGTGATCGATGGCGGACGCATTGCCGAATCCGGCACGCACGACCAGCTGCTTGCGCTCGACGGCATCTACGCCTCGCTGTGGCGGCTGCAGACCGGTGAGCGACCTGCGCATTGCGTCCGGTCTCTTCCTTGA
- a CDS encoding ABC transporter permease, translating into MSARFILPLAGLLGALLLWLAGSAWLAHGMPIAADFAPAPSADALWQLLGSGELWPHVLVSLKRVAVGLLLAIAIGVPLGVLTGLSRRFAQGTTPLFQFLRMVSPLSWMPLAVMVLGVGDAPVYFLLAFAAVWPILLNTASGVAQLDPNWLLLARSLSATRRETVLRVVLPGITAHILTGVRLAIGIIWIVLVPAEMLGVSAGLGYFILDTRDRLAYSELMAVIVLVGALGYALDHLARSAHARWLHR; encoded by the coding sequence ATGAGCGCGCGTTTCATCCTCCCGCTCGCCGGCCTGCTGGGCGCGCTGCTGCTGTGGCTGGCCGGCTCGGCCTGGCTGGCGCATGGCATGCCGATCGCGGCCGATTTCGCGCCGGCGCCGTCGGCCGATGCGCTGTGGCAGCTGCTCGGCAGCGGCGAGCTGTGGCCACACGTGCTGGTGAGCCTGAAGCGGGTGGCGGTAGGCCTGCTGCTGGCGATTGCCATCGGTGTGCCGCTGGGTGTGCTGACCGGACTGTCACGCCGTTTCGCCCAGGGCACGACGCCGCTGTTCCAGTTCCTGCGCATGGTGTCGCCGCTGTCCTGGATGCCGCTGGCGGTGATGGTGCTGGGCGTCGGTGACGCGCCGGTGTACTTCCTGCTGGCCTTTGCCGCGGTGTGGCCCATTCTGCTGAATACCGCGTCCGGCGTCGCGCAGCTCGATCCGAACTGGCTGCTGCTGGCGCGCAGCCTGTCGGCCACCCGGCGCGAGACGGTGCTGCGCGTGGTGCTACCCGGCATTACCGCGCACATCCTGACCGGCGTGCGACTGGCGATCGGCATCATCTGGATCGTGCTGGTGCCGGCCGAAATGCTGGGCGTGTCGGCCGGACTGGGCTATTTCATCCTCGACACGCGCGACCGGCTGGCCTACTCGGAACTGATGGCGGTCATCGTGCTGGTCGGTGCGCTCGGTTACGCGCTCGATCACCTGGCGCGCAGCGCGCACGCCCGCTGGCTGCACCGCTGA